From the genome of Prochlorococcus marinus XMU1419, one region includes:
- a CDS encoding cob(I)yrinic acid a,c-diamide adenosyltransferase, with protein sequence MTNKIRNRGIGIVTASDSQERSKGQLHIYDGEGKGKSQAALGVVLRTIGLGICENRQSRVLLLRFLKGPERSYDEDSAIEALQRGFPHLIDHVRTGRSEFFNADQVTKFDIGEAERGWNIAKGAIASSLYSVVVLDELNPVLDLGMLDTQEVVDSLQNRPDGLEIIITGRAAPASLVRISQLHSEMRPRLIGDLSNKSGQKRFNGGIEIYTGEGKGKSTSALGKALQAIGKGISQDKSHRVLILQWLKGGNGYTEDAAIEALRESYPHLVDHLRSGRDAIVWRGQQQPIDYVEAERAWEIAKAAILSGLYKTIILDELNPTVDLELLPVESIHQTLLKKPAETEVVITGRCKNEPSYFELADVYSEMVCHKHYANVGVDLKRGVDY encoded by the coding sequence TTGACGAATAAAATTAGAAATAGAGGTATTGGTATTGTCACAGCCAGTGACAGTCAAGAAAGATCAAAAGGTCAACTACATATTTATGATGGTGAAGGTAAGGGTAAAAGTCAGGCTGCTTTGGGTGTTGTCCTTAGGACCATAGGATTAGGAATATGCGAAAACAGACAGTCGAGAGTCCTACTTCTGAGATTTTTGAAAGGTCCTGAGAGGTCATATGATGAGGATTCAGCAATAGAGGCATTGCAAAGAGGTTTTCCACATTTAATTGACCATGTAAGGACAGGAAGATCTGAATTCTTTAATGCTGATCAGGTGACAAAGTTTGATATAGGGGAGGCTGAGAGAGGTTGGAATATTGCTAAAGGAGCAATTGCTAGTTCTCTTTATTCTGTAGTAGTACTAGACGAGTTGAATCCAGTTCTTGATTTAGGAATGCTGGATACTCAGGAAGTAGTTGATTCTCTTCAAAATCGTCCTGACGGGTTAGAAATAATCATAACTGGAAGGGCAGCACCTGCCTCATTGGTACGAATATCGCAACTTCATTCAGAAATGAGACCACGTTTAATAGGAGATCTATCAAACAAATCCGGGCAAAAGAGATTTAATGGTGGAATTGAGATTTATACAGGTGAAGGGAAAGGGAAGTCCACGAGTGCGCTTGGCAAAGCACTTCAAGCTATAGGCAAAGGAATATCTCAAGATAAAAGTCATAGAGTTTTAATATTACAGTGGTTAAAAGGTGGGAATGGGTATACCGAAGATGCCGCTATTGAAGCTTTGAGAGAAAGTTACCCACACTTGGTAGATCATTTGCGCTCAGGTAGAGATGCGATTGTTTGGAGAGGTCAGCAACAACCAATTGATTATGTTGAGGCTGAAAGAGCATGGGAAATTGCTAAAGCTGCTATTTTGAGTGGTTTGTATAAAACAATTATTTTGGATGAATTGAACCCAACTGTTGATTTAGAGCTGCTACCTGTTGAATCAATACATCAGACGCTTTTAAAAAAACCAGCAGAAACAGAAGTTGTTATTACTGGGAGATGTAAAAATGAACCTTCATACTTTGAACTCGCTGATGTTTACTCTGAAATGGTCTGTCATAAGCATTATGCAAATGTTGGAGTTGATTTGAAAAGAGGTGTGGATTATTAA
- a CDS encoding CAAD domain-containing protein: MSDNTPESNQDSGSATSSETKSFSDKYSDVMGKVNETLGKVDWTQMGKYGKAAGIIAVVVIAQIIIKVIIDTINFFPILPGLLELLGVIVVGQWSWQNLRTSENREAVLDKVQNLKKTYLG; the protein is encoded by the coding sequence ATGAGTGATAACACACCAGAGTCTAATCAAGACTCCGGCTCCGCTACAAGCTCAGAAACTAAAAGCTTTTCAGACAAGTACTCTGATGTAATGGGAAAAGTCAATGAGACCCTTGGTAAGGTTGATTGGACTCAAATGGGTAAGTATGGCAAAGCGGCAGGCATAATTGCTGTTGTCGTAATAGCTCAGATAATAATTAAAGTTATTATTGACACAATTAATTTTTTCCCAATTCTACCTGGATTACTAGAACTTCTTGGAGTAATTGTTGTTGGTCAATGGAGCTGGCAAAATCTTCGCACTAGTGAAAATCGTGAAGCTGTTTTAGATAAAGTACAAAATCTTAAAAAAACATATCTTGGTTAG
- a CDS encoding fructosamine kinase family protein, whose protein sequence is MQKLSPFEVSEICNELGEPYPKSIEQVHGGDIHSAWKIEFANKKLFLKRNDRHKNFLEFEKYCLQNLRDYSNEKNLIIPEVITFRNFKNVEILLMEWIDMQNFDQKNLGKGLGEMHLNSTESNPKIFGYPIEGFIGLTDQLKGWEHNWVDCFLNLRIIPQLSILKSNFLNKETINKVNEKIRSELLKHKPINTLIHGDLWSGNVGIDKSGRGVIFDPASWWADNEVDIAMTRLFGGFDKEFYDEYHKIFPIREGFEKRIIIYNFYHILNHANMFGGTYFNQVKDYVKSILKM, encoded by the coding sequence ATGCAAAAATTATCACCTTTTGAAGTTAGCGAAATTTGTAATGAATTAGGTGAACCTTATCCAAAAAGTATTGAACAAGTTCATGGGGGTGATATTCATAGTGCATGGAAAATAGAATTTGCAAACAAAAAATTATTTCTCAAAAGAAACGATAGGCACAAAAACTTTCTTGAATTTGAAAAATATTGTCTACAAAATTTGAGAGATTATAGTAACGAAAAAAACTTAATTATTCCTGAAGTTATTACATTTAGAAATTTTAAAAATGTAGAAATTCTTCTGATGGAATGGATAGATATGCAAAATTTTGATCAAAAAAACCTTGGTAAAGGTTTAGGAGAAATGCACTTAAATTCAACAGAATCTAATCCAAAAATTTTTGGGTATCCGATTGAAGGTTTTATAGGATTAACAGATCAGTTGAAAGGCTGGGAACATAATTGGGTAGATTGTTTTTTAAACTTACGAATAATACCTCAATTATCAATTCTTAAATCAAATTTTTTAAACAAAGAAACCATAAATAAAGTTAATGAAAAAATTAGATCAGAATTGCTGAAGCATAAACCAATAAATACTCTTATTCATGGTGATTTGTGGTCAGGGAATGTTGGAATAGATAAAAGTGGTAGAGGAGTTATATTTGACCCAGCATCTTGGTGGGCAGATAATGAAGTAGATATCGCTATGACAAGACTATTTGGAGGTTTTGATAAAGAATTTTATGATGAGTATCATAAAATTTTTCCCATAAGAGAAGGATTCGAAAAGAGAATTATAATTTATAATTTTTACCACATATTGAATCACGCCAATATGTTTGGAGGTACATACTTTAACCAAGTAAAAGATTACGTTAAATCAATACTTAAAATGTAA
- the moeB gene encoding molybdopterin-synthase adenylyltransferase MoeB, translated as MTFSKDIKFNLLTADEQERYQKHLTLKEIGNEGQLKLKNSSVLCIGAGGLGSAVLIYLAATGIGKIGIVDNDHVEKSNLQRQIIHETKTIGNLKVDSARERIKKFNPNSEVLTFAERINPNNALEIIREFDIICDCSDNFATRYLINDSCLILNKPLVFGSVQGFEGQVSVFNLNKKSPNLRDLLPESPSKKAVPSCTEYGVVGVSTGLIGIFQVNEIIKIVLKKGETLDGKILVFDLLNMSMKKLHLKRDILNQQINNLSKFADFYDDDDYCSEKNHKIRRINAIDFHNLYKANPNKILLIDVRENEEFSDSRIEGSISIPLSHLDQDFDLEFIKKESLIKEVFTICKSGKRSEKASKILSQFKIQSRSIEGGIEKVKRILSN; from the coding sequence ATGACATTTTCAAAAGATATCAAATTTAATTTATTAACTGCAGACGAACAAGAAAGATACCAAAAGCATTTAACACTCAAAGAGATAGGAAACGAAGGGCAATTAAAACTCAAAAACAGTTCAGTACTATGCATAGGAGCAGGAGGCCTAGGATCTGCAGTATTAATTTATCTAGCGGCGACTGGGATTGGGAAAATCGGCATAGTAGATAATGATCACGTTGAGAAGTCAAATCTCCAAAGACAGATAATTCATGAAACAAAAACTATAGGCAATCTTAAAGTTGATTCTGCCCGAGAAAGAATAAAAAAATTTAATCCTAATTCTGAAGTATTAACATTTGCAGAGAGAATTAATCCAAATAATGCCCTAGAAATAATTAGAGAATTTGATATTATTTGCGATTGTTCAGATAACTTTGCCACTAGATATTTGATAAATGATTCATGCCTGATACTTAATAAACCTTTAGTCTTTGGAAGTGTACAAGGCTTTGAAGGGCAAGTAAGTGTTTTTAACCTTAATAAAAAGAGTCCTAATTTGCGAGACTTGCTTCCAGAATCACCTTCAAAAAAGGCTGTCCCTAGTTGCACAGAATATGGGGTAGTTGGAGTTTCAACAGGTTTAATAGGAATTTTTCAAGTAAATGAAATTATCAAAATAGTTTTAAAAAAAGGTGAAACTCTGGATGGAAAAATTTTAGTTTTTGATCTCTTGAATATGAGTATGAAAAAATTGCATTTAAAAAGAGATATTTTAAATCAACAAATTAATAATCTTTCTAAGTTTGCAGATTTTTATGATGATGATGATTATTGTTCTGAAAAAAATCATAAAATCAGGAGAATCAATGCTATTGATTTTCATAACTTATACAAAGCAAATCCTAACAAAATTCTTCTAATTGATGTTAGAGAAAATGAAGAATTTTCTGATTCTAGAATAGAGGGTTCCATATCAATCCCCCTAAGTCATTTGGACCAAGATTTTGACTTAGAGTTTATTAAAAAAGAAAGTTTAATTAAAGAAGTTTTTACCATATGTAAATCAGGGAAACGTTCTGAAAAAGCTTCAAAAATCTTATCTCAATTCAAAATTCAATCAAGATCTATTGAGGGTGGTATTGAAAAGGTAAAAAGAATTTTATCCAATTAA